In Nitrosopumilus sp. b3, the genomic stretch GAATTTTCAATTCTGGCGTATCCCTAAAAAGAATCAGAGAGAATTCAAAATGTACAGTTGTATTAGATAACGATTCATTACTAGAAAGCAATCCTGATTTGAGTCCTAAAACATGCTATGACATTGCAAATTCAGCAATTATGCATGTTGTAGAATCACTTGGATCTTCAGAAATATCCAATGAAACAAATATTCTTACAACAAGTAAAGAGGGACAACATATTGAAGACTCGTTAAGAGATTCACTAAAAATGCTATATGGTAATGCACCACCAAATTCAGTTAAACGCTCTATGTTGTATGTGGTTGGAGGTAGCAACATACCAGTAGGAGTAATAAATTCAATTACAAACATTACAAGCGGAATTCTAAACGATAGTAATTCACAGATAGACATGAGTTCAACTTCTGATGAATCAAAAGTTGTAATGTTATCGTCAATACAAGGAATGACAAAATTTGACAACTATGATCCTCTTGGAATGATTCCACAGGAAGATACACTTGATTGGTCAACCCCTGATTGCAGTATTGACTGTAAATTAGACTTGTATCAATTAGAATAAAATAATTTTTTTAAAATTATGATTTTTTAGAGGTTTTGTTTATTCTTTCTTTGGTGCTTCTTTACCTGGTTCTTCTTTCTTTGGTGCTTCTTTACCTGGTTCTTCTTTCTTTGGTGCTTCTTTAGCTGGTTCTTCTTTCTTTGGTGCTTCTTTAGCTG encodes the following:
- a CDS encoding cell division protein FtsZ, producing the protein MSFQVKEPILVIGLGGVGSKLAIKAKDSLSADCLLISNDQKDFSSGEQSIHISTEGVVNPSVQLIRGSTYNTSDEIKSKIEGYSTVILMSNLAGKAGSAIAPVVSDMCKNQGLVSFAIMPFKYEKDRIFNSGVSLKRIRENSKCTVVLDNDSLLESNPDLSPKTCYDIANSAIMHVVESLGSSEISNETNILTTSKEGQHIEDSLRDSLKMLYGNAPPNSVKRSMLYVVGGSNIPVGVINSITNITSGILNDSNSQIDMSSTSDESKVVMLSSIQGMTKFDNYDPLGMIPQEDTLDWSTPDCSIDCKLDLYQLE